CGACGATCCCGGCACGCGGTGGCGAACAAGCCCGGGCAATCCAGCGAACTCAGAAAGCGTGCCGAACACTATTGGCGGGACGCCCCTCCAACGGACTGGGGCAAGATGCCCCAGCTACTTTTTTCAGACAGGCTCCGAAGAGATCAGATCTTCACCGTTTCGCCGAGCACCGCGACATCGATCGCGCCGTCGTGTTGGCTGGTCAGCGCGTCGCGGAGTGAATTCGCGCGCTCGGGTTCGCCGTGGATCAGCCACACGTTTTTCTTCGGCCCGGTCATGCGGTGAAACCAGTCGAGCAACTCCGAGTGGTCGGCGTGGCCGGAGAAGGAGTCGATCGCTTCGATCGTCGCACGGACCTTCACCGGTTTGCCAAAGATGTTCACGACCGGCCGACCGTCACGGATCGCGCGACCCAGCGTGTGGTCGGCGCAGTAGCCCACGAAGAGCACGGTGTTCCGCGGGTTATCGAGCCCGTTCTTGAGATGGTGGCGGATGCGGCCCGCCTCGCACATGCCGGAGGCGGAGATGATGATACACGGACCGTTGGCGGAATCGTTGAGCTTCTTCGAGTCGTTCACGGCGCGGATCAGATGCAGGCCGTCGAAGAGGAACGGGTCGCGCTGGTCGAAGAGGAAGCGATATACCGTTTCGTTGAAGCACTCCGGGTGGATGCGGAAGATCTCGGTGGCATTCACTGCCAGCGGGCTGTCCACATAGACCGGCACCGGCTGCACCTTTCCGGAGTGGAAGAGCTGGTTGAGGATGTAGAGGAGCTGCTGCGTGCGCTCGACGGCGAAGGCCGGGATCATGACCTTGCCGCCTTTCTTCAGGGCGGTTTCCAGGATCTGCCCGAACTCGTCGGTGGCGCCCGTTGGCAGCTCGTGCTCGCGGCCACCGTAGGTGCTTTCCATCAGCACGAAATCCACGTCCCGCACCACGGCGGGGTCGCGCAGGATCTCATTGCCGCCGCGACCGATGTCGCCCGAGAAGAGGAAGCGCTTGGTCTTGCCGCCATCTTCTTTGTCGATGATCTCTAACAGCACCTGCGCCGCCCCGAGGATGTGACCGGCGTCGTAGAAGGTCACCGACACACCATCGGCCACTGGCATCGGTCGCTCGTAGCCGAGCGTCACGAACTGGCGGAGGCAGCGCTCGGCGTCTTCCTTTACATAGAGCGGCTTCACGGGTGGCAGGCCGTCCTTGGCGCGGTCCTTGTTCAGCCACTCGGTATCCTGCTCCTGGATGTGGGCGCTGTCCGCCAGCATGATCTGGCAGAGATCGCGGGTCGCGAAGGTGGTGTAGATGTTGCCGACAAAGCCCTGCTTGCAGAGATTCGGCAGGTTTCCGCTGTGATCGATGTGGGCGTGCGAGAGGATGACGATGTCGATCTCCTTCGGATCGAAGTGGGGGAACTTGCAGTTCACCTCGTAGCTGTCCTCGCGGTGGCCTTGATAAAGGCCGCAATCGAGCAGGATGCGGGTACCGTTGACCTCCAGCAAATGCTGTGAACCGGTGGTGGTGCCCGCGGCACCGCAGAATTTCAGTTTCATGGGCTTGTTAGGAAACAAGCACGGGGAGCGGGGGAGGGAAACGGGAAACTGAGATCAGAATGGAGTGGCGCGGGGGAATGGGATCTTCCTGTTGATTCGATCCGCTCCCAATCTATCGGGCCTTCAGCCCTTCGGAGTTCCTGCAACGCAAAACCCCGCCCGTTGGGCGGGGCTGAGGGATTTCGCCCCTTTGGGGCTGAAGAACTACGGCCTTTCGGCTGAAGAACTACGCCCTTTGCGGCTGAAGAACTACGCCCTTTGCGGCTGAAGAGTAAGGCCTGAAGCGTGAAGTACGTCACACCAGCTTCGCCTTCACCGCCTCGATCTCCTCGGTGAGTGACTCCCAGCGCGTGATGGAGGCTTCGAGCTTCGTGGTCACTTGTTCGATGGTATTGCTGACGAGGCGGAACTTCGCGGGCGATGCGACGACTTCGGGCTTGGAGAGGTCCGCGGTGGAATTGGCCTGCGCGGTTTCCAGATCGGCGATGCGCTTTTCCAGTGTGACGAGTTCGTCTTCCAGCGGCTTGAGCACCTGGCTGCGGAGCTGGCGTTGCTCGGCTTCCTGCCGCTTCTGGTCCTTGCGGGAAAGCGATGCCGCTGGCTGCCCGGGGTTTGCCTTGGCTTCCGCCGCGGCGGTGGCCGCGGCAGCGCGGGAGGAAAGCGTGGCTCCACCTTTCTCGTCTGCCGTCTTTTCGAGATAGTAGGTGATGTTTCCCTGGAACAAACGCGGGTCCTCGCCGGGACGGAACTCGAGGGTCTTGTGCACCACGGGATCGAGGAAGGCGCGGTTGTGAGAGACAATCATCACCGTGCCGGCGTAGTCGGCCAGCGCACGCCGGAGCACTTCCTGCGACTGCATGTCGAGGTGGTTCGTCGGCTCGTCCAGGATCAGAAAGTTGGCCGGTGCCACGAGCATGCGGACCAAGGCCACGCGGGACCGTTCGCCGCCGGAGAGCACGCCGATCTTCTTGAAGACATCGTCACCGCGGAACAGGAAGCAGCCTAACAGATTGCGCGCCTGCGGGGCCGCCTCACGGGAAGCGGCTTCCTCCACCGTTTCCAGCACCGTCTTGGTCGGATCCAATTCGTCGGCGTGGTTCTGGGAGAAGAAGGAGGTCGCGACTTTCAGGCCGAAGGAATGCTCGCCGCCGTCCGCGGCTTCCTGGCCGGTGATGATCCGGCAGAAGGTCGATTTGCCTGCGCCATTCGGTCCCACGATCGCGATCCGCTCGCCGCGATTGACCTCGAAGTCGAAGTTCTTGAACACCTGCAAGGTGCCGTAGGCCTTCGAAACCTTTTCGAGTTTCGCGACCAGATTGCCGCTGGGTGGGGCCGGGGGGAACTTGAAGTTCATCACCGCATCGGCGGCTTCCGGGGCGGGGATGCGCTCGATCTTGTCGAGCATCTTGATCCGCGACTGCACCAGCGTCGCCTTGTTGGCAGAAGCGCGGAAACGATCGATGAACCGCTGGATATCGGCGATCTCCCGCTGCTGTGAGGTATATTGCTT
The Luteolibacter arcticus genome window above contains:
- a CDS encoding ABC-F family ATP-binding cassette domain-containing protein, translated to MLSVHNLRVEYGARVLFSDLTFSILPRERIAFAGHNGAGKSTLMKAIAGIVEVSGGKVVVPRGTRVGYLPQEGIHVKGITLWDETMRAFGETIALQEKIDRLSAELEKLDPRSSPYGELLEEIGELEIQLDSTDPARMKPKVESVLQGLGFSKDDFERDCGHFSGGWQMRIAMAKLFLQEPEVLLLDEPTNHLDIGTQRWVEQYLYAYPGAIILISHDLALLDGLCTRTLAFHHGRCEEYSGNYSYYQTESVLRREIQLKQYTSQQREIADIQRFIDRFRASANKATLVQSRIKMLDKIERIPAPEAADAVMNFKFPPAPPSGNLVAKLEKVSKAYGTLQVFKNFDFEVNRGERIAIVGPNGAGKSTFCRIITGQEAADGGEHSFGLKVATSFFSQNHADELDPTKTVLETVEEAASREAAPQARNLLGCFLFRGDDVFKKIGVLSGGERSRVALVRMLVAPANFLILDEPTNHLDMQSQEVLRRALADYAGTVMIVSHNRAFLDPVVHKTLEFRPGEDPRLFQGNITYYLEKTADEKGGATLSSRAAAATAAAEAKANPGQPAASLSRKDQKRQEAEQRQLRSQVLKPLEDELVTLEKRIADLETAQANSTADLSKPEVVASPAKFRLVSNTIEQVTTKLEASITRWESLTEEIEAVKAKLV
- a CDS encoding MBL fold metallo-hydrolase RNA specificity domain-containing protein codes for the protein MKLKFCGAAGTTTGSQHLLEVNGTRILLDCGLYQGHREDSYEVNCKFPHFDPKEIDIVILSHAHIDHSGNLPNLCKQGFVGNIYTTFATRDLCQIMLADSAHIQEQDTEWLNKDRAKDGLPPVKPLYVKEDAERCLRQFVTLGYERPMPVADGVSVTFYDAGHILGAAQVLLEIIDKEDGGKTKRFLFSGDIGRGGNEILRDPAVVRDVDFVLMESTYGGREHELPTGATDEFGQILETALKKGGKVMIPAFAVERTQQLLYILNQLFHSGKVQPVPVYVDSPLAVNATEIFRIHPECFNETVYRFLFDQRDPFLFDGLHLIRAVNDSKKLNDSANGPCIIISASGMCEAGRIRHHLKNGLDNPRNTVLFVGYCADHTLGRAIRDGRPVVNIFGKPVKVRATIEAIDSFSGHADHSELLDWFHRMTGPKKNVWLIHGEPERANSLRDALTSQHDGAIDVAVLGETVKI